One window of Enterobacter sp. RHBSTW-00175 genomic DNA carries:
- a CDS encoding helix-turn-helix domain-containing protein, which translates to MPETDEKVMMSLRERYRLELIEAVLASELSLTEAAASMEITPRHCRRLIAQYLQAGPVGLVSQRRGKPSNHRLQVELKARVIHFLKTECQSVGPTQAQRMLITSESINLSVETVRQLMLAEKLWQQTSKTS; encoded by the coding sequence ATGCCAGAAACAGATGAAAAAGTGATGATGTCTCTCAGGGAACGCTACCGACTGGAACTCATTGAGGCTGTGCTGGCCAGTGAATTAAGTCTGACGGAAGCGGCTGCGTCAATGGAGATAACGCCACGTCACTGCCGCCGTCTGATTGCGCAATACCTACAGGCAGGACCTGTCGGGTTAGTCAGCCAGCGGCGCGGAAAACCCAGTAATCACCGGCTTCAGGTAGAGCTTAAAGCCCGCGTTATTCATTTTCTGAAAACTGAGTGCCAGAGCGTGGGGCCGACACAGGCACAAAGAATGCTGATAACGTCTGAGAGTATCAACCTGTCAGTCGAAACGGTAAGGCAATTGATGCTTGCAGAGAAATTATGGCAACAAACATCGAAAACCTCATAA